GGTTCTGCAAACCCCGCCCACGCGCAACTTCCGGGTGTCAATCAAAGATGTGCCTTTTCTCGCGCTCTCACGGGCTGCGGAGAGGCAGCCTCTGTGCACGTGATAGGCTTAGTACTAGCGCagccgctttagagcgcctcgtcgtCGCAGCATGGAGAAGTAGCGCAACGACTCGTCGGGAGATATCCCGGCTACCGGAAGCTTGATGCGGCCATATTTTTGCGGCTCAAGACGCGGATGTAAAGTTGTGCAGGCGGAAGAAAGACGCTCAGATTTTTGCTTAACGGCGGACATCTCGAGTAGGGAGTCGTTCCAGCCAGCGCGTTCAGGGGACACGCCCACAGCGGCGGCAGGATTGGTAACTAAAGGGGAAGTCCGATCCTCGATTTAACAACGtgtcagataggtcatgtcatatgtacttgactttgaaaatttgaggttaatccgatatcatttaatcgtgttttgaatcgatttttttaaatcggcaattacgaatttaatgggcgccgccattttcatcgagtcacatgacctatgtgcacaAACAAAGGCTTGCTTATGTTGCGACACAATTACGGCCAGCgttgatttcttggatttatcctcatccgtgcatccattttcttcagcgcttatcctcacgagggtcacggggagtgctggagcctatccaggctgtcaatgggcaggaggtgggggtacaccctgaagtggtcgccagccaaccgcagggcacattgagaccaacagccgcactcacaaatcccacctcggggcaatttggactctccaattaatgtgaaatgtttttggggatgtgggaggaacccgggacctcagaactgcgaggccattttatcctcatctgacgaAGAAACGCGACTTCCCCTTTAACAACACTCTCCTCTACAGCAGTCAACTTTAAAAGACTTATTTTCACTTTGTAGagaattttttccccatttattgACGAGAAATAATGCGTTTGCTCATCTATCGATACCAACGACGTAGACTTGGCAGCCAGCACACATAAAGATGGTGTCCACACGacagaattgttttgttttaactaaCCAATATCCACGTTTTTACACCGTGTGTAAATTgagattattattacatttgtgaCAATTTAGTTCGACGGTTGTGCCaggagaattatttttttttaatttattcaaaatGTGGTCTGATTCAATTAATGTGAGAAAATACGGATTTACTCAAGACTTGGCTTAACAGTAgaataaatacacacaccaaataaaaataaaaaaaaaataaaaaaatcaggcaACAGTAGCGGTGCATTCCTTGCGCGGGTAAACGTTTAGTGCTGCAaacttgtattaaaaataaaaaaaaaaaaaaaaaaaagattttaaggCTGTGTTAGCAGCATGCTAAGCCAACATGGAATAATTCAATCAAGGCTGCAGCGGACCTGATGAATGATTAACACACATTCTCGCTGCATTATAAAAACGTTCCTTTCACTCCACAATCGCCGAGAAGTCAAAGTTAGCTTGCGGAAAACGAGAGGAAGCTGCAATGACGTGTAAAAAACGTCAACACGGCTGCGCTGGGAATCACTCGCCGTCGACGATGTCGTGCCCCCACCTACGTAATAGCGAGTTGGCAGGACGTGTAGCGAGCAAAGGTCGTCCCCCTACGTGGTGCCCACGGGAAGTAAAACATCCCCCTGGGCCGAGACCACGAGCAAAAGCTGTGATGGACTTCAAATGCTTTGTAGCGATTTTGCCGGGTGGGAcgataaacaaagacaaaacgcCGGTGTAAGTACTGTACAGTCGATGGCCGGATGCCAGATGGCAAATACACACGTCCGCGCCAGTTAAATCAGTGAGGGGCACATCTGAGGAGCGGTCCAAAATCTATAGTCCACTATCTACAAAGGGGAGTAGGGAACGAGTGAAGGATTCCAAAGACAGCCCTTGTCTTATTCCGTTCCAAGAGTTTGCATCATAGACTCCGTCATCTGGTCCGTTCCGGCCCTCTGGCGCGTAAGCAGTGAAATCGTTCATGCAAAAAATGACTCAAACGTGCtgattaaaaatagaaaaaaaaaaaaaagagggcttTTCACGGAGCCCAGTGGCGCTCCGCACGCTAAGCGACAAGTTCTTACTGACTTTTAAGGCCAAAAGTGTTAAGATCACAGACGGTGCATTGGACCATGCGTGAGGAACATTTAAGGCTTCTCAAAATGTCGATTTGTGActcacaccacaaaaaaaaaaaaaaggtgcgacGACCTCGACTTACCTTCAgaaaccaatttaaaaaaaaaaaaagaaaaagaaaaagaatctgTCACACTTTTTCCTTGTCCGCGCCCAGCAGCTGCTCCTTGACCTCAAGCGGCAGCGTGTTGAACAGCTTCTCCTCCACCACCAGGCCGCTGCGCTCCAGCAGCCGACACTCGGCCAGCTCGGGCGGCAGGCCCTCCAGGTTGTTGCCGCGCAGCTCCAACTGGGTCAGGCCGGCCAGGCCGCCGACGCACGCCGGCAGCGTCTCCAGGCAGTTGTTGCCCAGCTGCAGCACGCGCAGCTTCTTGCACTGGAACAACTCCGCCGGCAGAGTCTCGATCTGGGTAGGGGGAAGGCGCAGCACTTCAGAGACACCGCAGGTCTGTTGAGACATTTCGTATAGCGAGGCCGCTACGACGTTCACATCCAGGATCTGCCTCTGATGAGCCCCCCCCAACTATCTCTGGAGACTCTAAGAAGGTTTCTCCAATCGCGCTGAAACAATTTTGCAAAATAAGATCAATTATCTTGGATGTCTGATTCCACACGACGAGGTTTTGTCAAAGTATTACCAGTGTCGATTGGAAAATGTATCCAAATCTATGCCTGATGGATTTAAAAGATCTGATGTTCTGTCTGGAATGACGAAATCATGTAAAATTAAGGTGACCTAAGTCGAAAACCAATCCGGAGAACCTCTCGATTTCTGCTCTTCACAGCTGGTTTTAATTCATCAGGTTGCGTCGAGACAACTGGAATCTTCTAGTTTGTTGAAGACATCTTTAATCTGAAAGCCTTCTTCAGTTATGAGTTTCCACCAGGCGTGAATTGTGAACGACCGCTTGCATATCGAGCCGGGACAAGATGGTTTCGGGGGTCGCTAAGACGGGTCACGGTGAAATGTCTTCAGAAAACACAAAGAGTCCAGTTGCCTCCATTCAATTTAGGTGGATTAACCTGTCGCGGGTGACGGACAACCCACACGGACCTAGAGAGTGCTCCTTACTCGGTTTTCTGTAACGGCAAAGTGCTGCAGGTTCTGGAGCGAGCCCACGTCGGCCGGGATGCTGGTCAAGTTGTTGTGACTCAAGTCCAAGAGCCGCAGCTTGTGACAGAAGAAGAGCTGGCTGGGCAGCTTCTCGATCTTGTTCTTGTTGAGATAGAGCCTCTCCAGGTTGTTGAGGGTGCCGATCTGAATGGGGATGTAGGCGATCTGGTTGTACCACAGCTTCAGGCAGACCAGGCGACGCAGATGCTGGAAGCTGATGATCTCCTCGATGGTCTTCAGGTTGTTGTCCTTCAGGTTGATCTCCTGCAGGTTGTGCAGGCTGAAGATGGAGTGCGGAATGCGTTCCAGGTCGCAGTGCACCAGCTCCAGTTCGCTCAGGTTGACCATCTTGTTCAGGCTGTTGAGCACCATGAGCTTGGTGCCCTCGTTGTTGATGGACAGCTTCTGGAGGTGTGCGCTCAGGTCGGTCACCACCTGCGGCAGCTTGTACAGGTTGCTCTTCAGGCGGAACACCTTGAGCCTCTTCAGCTCGCGCAGCCCGTCTAGGACGACGTAGCGGTTGTTGTCTGCGCTCAGGTTCCCGGTCAGGTGCAGCTCACTGAGGTTCTTGAGGCTGTAGATCCACAAAGGGATCTCCTTGATGTCAGTGAACTTGATGTGCAGGGACTTGAGCTTCTCCCTGAGAAACGTCAGGGCGGCAGACTCGATTTTGGCCGGCGTGTGGTAAAGTCGCAGCTCGCGCAGGTTGGGGAGCTTGGCCACGATAGGCGGAATGGTGATGTCAGGGATGAACTCCAGCTTGAGGCCCTCCAGCTCCACCAGGTCGAACACGGTCTCGGGGATGCCGCTCAGCATGCACAGGTGCAGCTCCACCTTCTCCTGGGAGTTCTTGGTGATGTGCTGCCGCAGTTTCTCCAGCGTCCACTCGTTGTTGAGGTTGAGCTGCCGCAGCTTGTTCTCGCTCACTTCCGACAAGAAGACGGCGAAGCGCTTGGAGTAGAGCGGGTCGTACTGGTCGAGCATGTGCAGCATGAAGGCGAAGTCGTTCTTCAGGTCGGGGATGTCGCTGTAGCTGCCTTCCTCGCGGATGGCGTCGAAGGAGTAGCGCTTGAGCGTACGGCGCAGCATCCAGCACAGCGCGTACATGGCGATCAGGCCGTACACGAGCACCAGACTGATGTAGAACGACGCCAGGATTTTGAAGAGCGTCGCCAGCGGGTGGGCGCAGTAGAAGGTGCCGTAGCCGGTCAGCTTCTCCGTCTCCACCATGCACACCACGCTGAAGCGGATGTAGCCCACGTGGTAGCTGGCGTAGCTGATGATCACCAAAAACATGATGACCTTGATGAGAGTCTGCCGCACGTATAGACGGTGGATGACGTCTCCTTCTTCCACGTGAATCCGGAACTTCTtcaccttttcaaaaagagcctTGGCCTGCTCCCCTTCCTTTTTGTCAAGAACTCCCGTTTCCGATCGGTCCACAATCCCTTGCTCTATTTTGGTCTTGGTTTTCTGGAGCATGGGCATGCTGGCCTCCACGTCCTCACTGGCTGGCAACGGGCGTTGCGGGGTCTTCTTGTCCGCCGAGCCGTTCGTCTTCCCTGGAGGCTTGGGGTCTCGCTCCTCCACCACCGTCTCCGACAGCGCCCTGGTGGTCCACGGGGAGTCGAAACACTTTCGCAGGATGGAGACAAAGTGCTCGAGTTTGGAGCTGGTGAGCGGGAACTTGAACCAGAAGTTGCTGCAGGCCAGGAAGATGAGCGTGTGGAGCAACACCAAGTAGGGGAAGTACTTGGCGAACCAGTGCAGCTTGCTCTCGTAACACACGGCGTCAATGTAGCTGTACTGGTGGCGGTCCAGCTCGTTCTGAATGCCCCGGGGTTCCCCCTGGCGCGGGGACGAGGCGCCGCGGGGTGGCGCCGCGTGGCAGGAGTCGTTGGTGACCCACTTGCACGGCAGGCAGATCATCTTGTCGTGCGTGATCTGCAACGTGCCGCCAAAAACGGCGATCATCAGCATGACCACAGAGATGTAGTCGTTGAAGACGTCCCACCACGGCTTCAGGATGCGGTACGCCGGCTGCGTGTCGGCAAAGTACCGGAGCTCCGTGATGGGGATCATGATGGCTTACCTGCGGAGGCGCACACAAGCTGCCGATTAGCCATttgagtattattttttttttaaccgtgcACGCTTGCCCAGCCTCAGCAAGACTCTGCCTCCAGCGGTCccaagttaaattgagtttgagacccctgctggAAAGCCAGCTGGCCTTGGCATAGTCTGCTGGCGTTGCCGATTTAAAGCGAATTGTTATTGGATGAGAGCCCCCGTACGGCACAAAAAAAGCCATGAGAGAAGGGCGgggaactgattttttttttgggtcaacttgACGGACAGACCAGAGTTTCAGGCTTGCACGACTCCTTCAGAGTGCCTCATTGTCCACCGCAAGCGCACACGTGTCCCGGAAACGGCTGCCGCGACAGAGTACGTCGTCCATTTTGCAGAGCATCATTTACGGCCGTCCTGCTAAACAGATCAAGCCCCCCGACTGGAGAATTGCGACGAGGAGCCGTCCGCCAAGTGTCAAATTTCTCGGACTCTACTGCGAGTTATTCAGCTACGCGGTGACGAGGATCGGCACGCTTTTTTCACCTTAAAGTATCTCCACGCGGTTGACGTGACACCTAATTCAGCCGATCGGAATTTGGATGTCAGACTGGCAAAGTGGTACCGGTGCCGTAGTACTGGATCACCGATACGGTTTTCAGCATATCCCTAATCGCAGCCATAAAGATTACATTTGACCACAGCACCGAAGCAGCCTACTCAAGCCAGCTAAAGGTTCGGCTTGCTCAGGGTGACCCGTGTTACCTTTCGCATCTTTTGACAGAAATCCAACAAAATGATCGGATCAGAAGACCCAGGATTTAGCAACCTTtgcctttcacacacacacaaattgttttGTCCCCTCCGTCTCTGTTACTACCTCGGAGGGCGTAAAACTGCTGGCTCGACGTTGTCCCGCCCGCAATTCCGTGACAATGAGATTAAGGCGGAAATAGCAGCAGTTCAAATTTCTGTCTGGGTCATCGGTGACCGACTCCGCTCAGCTACTTCCCCTTTATGTGACAAACTGCACACGTTCCTATCTGATAGCGCAAATACATAACGCAATTCTTAAcaggtcaagtttttttttttttttttgcttttgttttgtttaagtAGGTCAAGCTAGTTTATGACACGCGAGCGACATCACAAACTGATGTGACTCCGATCAAGCAGAGGCAAAGGACACTATTTACATTACAtaattgcaaaaatatttataaagctGGTGGCGCTGTTGCCAATTAAATGACATCCTTGAAAGCCAGACAGTACGGCGCACTAGTAGAACTGTCTTTTTCCCTACTAGCACCGCTGTCTACTGGTTTATTACATTTCTACACACTAGGACAATTTTGATAGTGTAGTAtgacaacaaaattatttttttttcctttttattgtgGATGTTGACATCCTTGAAAGCCATCttggcagaaccttgatatccaCCTTTAGGTCCATTCAATAGTTCACTTTTTATCCCCACAAGTAAGGCAGTGCACTAGTAGAACTGTCTTTTTTCCCTACTAGTGCCTTTTACATTTCTACACACTAGGACAATTTTGATAGTGTAGTAtgacaacaaaattatttttttttcctttttattgtgGATGTTGACATCCTTGAAAGCCATCTTGGCAGAACCTTGACATCCACCTTTAGGTGCATTCAATAATAGTACACTTTTTATCCTCAAAAGTAAAACAGTACGGCGCACGAGtagaactgttttgtttttttttcccctactggTGCCTTCTACTGGTCTATTACATTTCTACACACTAGGACAATTTAGATATTGTAGTATGACAACTGTTagtagtgaggcaaaactgagCACTAGTTAGTTCTTAATGCCAGTTAATTTACCTCACGAGTAACCTGGAGCCACACCTGTCCCAACGAAATGAAAAGTCGCCCATCTTTTATGATATCAAGAGTTTAAGCATGAATTCGACATGGATGATATACAGTACTCGATGATATCTATCTTAAGGTCGCACTCGTAGCCTAAAGGTGGCACTAGTATCGGAATGAACGTTCCAGTGGTTGTACTAGTAGTGAGACGGCGACCTGTCGAGGATGGCGAAGAAACGCCGTAAAACAGGAGTGAGTCACTATCCGCGCTtccccggggggtggggggttaaaaACTCACCGC
This DNA window, taken from Syngnathoides biaculeatus isolate LvHL_M chromosome 17, ASM1980259v1, whole genome shotgun sequence, encodes the following:
- the lrrc8aa gene encoding leucine rich repeat containing 8 VRAC subunit Aa; protein product: MIPITELRYFADTQPAYRILKPWWDVFNDYISVVMLMIAVFGGTLQITHDKMICLPCKWVTNDSCHAAPPRGASSPRQGEPRGIQNELDRHQYSYIDAVCYESKLHWFAKYFPYLVLLHTLIFLACSNFWFKFPLTSSKLEHFVSILRKCFDSPWTTRALSETVVEERDPKPPGKTNGSADKKTPQRPLPASEDVEASMPMLQKTKTKIEQGIVDRSETGVLDKKEGEQAKALFEKVKKFRIHVEEGDVIHRLYVRQTLIKVIMFLVIISYASYHVGYIRFSVVCMVETEKLTGYGTFYCAHPLATLFKILASFYISLVLVYGLIAMYALCWMLRRTLKRYSFDAIREEGSYSDIPDLKNDFAFMLHMLDQYDPLYSKRFAVFLSEVSENKLRQLNLNNEWTLEKLRQHITKNSQEKVELHLCMLSGIPETVFDLVELEGLKLEFIPDITIPPIVAKLPNLRELRLYHTPAKIESAALTFLREKLKSLHIKFTDIKEIPLWIYSLKNLSELHLTGNLSADNNRYVVLDGLRELKRLKVFRLKSNLYKLPQVVTDLSAHLQKLSINNEGTKLMVLNSLNKMVNLSELELVHCDLERIPHSIFSLHNLQEINLKDNNLKTIEEIISFQHLRRLVCLKLWYNQIAYIPIQIGTLNNLERLYLNKNKIEKLPSQLFFCHKLRLLDLSHNNLTSIPADVGSLQNLQHFAVTENRIETLPAELFQCKKLRVLQLGNNCLETLPACVGGLAGLTQLELRGNNLEGLPPELAECRLLERSGLVVEEKLFNTLPLEVKEQLLGADKEKV